A genomic segment from Janthinobacterium sp. 64 encodes:
- a CDS encoding sensor domain-containing diguanylate cyclase — protein sequence MSHWVGPRVLAALVLALCLGLTYGAWRNAHDASEQQVQADFDFRVRELVGNIVVRMQTYIQVLHGVQGLYASSQDVTRGEFHAYLAVQQVHRHFPGIHGIGYLPLLPGAGLARHEASVRAEGYPGYAVRPPGQRAWHAPITYLEPLSESNLLAFGYDIWSEPVRRAALEQARDTGQAAMTGKIQLVQDGGSAQTHGFLVVLPVYGNGLPHGSVAQRRAALRAWVFAPFRMADLMAGVGGEGARELDLAIYDGARQAEAALMYDSLPDMLAEAGSDSLVSQQAVSIAGHVWTLRVRAMPGFDGELLARPRLVAWTGLLASIVLALAAWLLAASRTRAQAALARSSQLTDQLEQGQASVLAMAEAAQRSQAMLRSILDSTIDGILVDNIAGRIFTSNRRFRDLWQVPDALDWQADGAALVRHMESQLEQAAPFLGARAHAPHGHRERRDVLHLRDGRVVEQYVRSMQLGNEQARLWTFRDISERSQMERREHTRRQVLEMLATGAPLERVLESVVLSVQADHPAMLCSILLLDENRHRLVLGAAPSLPAFFNLSSHGHDLDTLQGVHGIAAQALRDGQRVIVGDLHAAADVPETMELAWRAQLQSCWAEPVRGGSGKLLGVLMAYHRQPTLPGAAHLARLSEAAHLAGMAIEQAQVALALRAGEARFRSLYDHAPVALWEQDWSAVRAALDALKQAGVRDLGAHFQANPDALQRLAGLVRIIDANGAALAQVRANEGDQRRGALGLAQNFDASALPRFGDALLALAGGAHLYECESSFLRLDGAARQNELSLLVMPGHADSLDFVMVSSLDITERKRMNAELLQLATTDFLTGLPNRRHFMAALENEHARLQRELASCASVLMLDIDHFKRVNDEYGHAVGDTVLRHLGALMCQALRKVDVPGRVGGEEFAILLPGTDLAAAAVFAERLRRRVAESSLTTDGGLLITITVSIGMAAMAGTDADCDAVLARADEALYRAKRGGRNRIEQNDGGSDGVLSKFMAQ from the coding sequence GTGTCGCACTGGGTGGGGCCGCGCGTGCTGGCTGCGCTGGTGCTGGCGCTGTGCCTGGGGCTGACGTATGGTGCCTGGCGCAATGCCCACGACGCCAGTGAACAGCAGGTGCAGGCCGATTTTGACTTTCGCGTGCGCGAACTGGTGGGCAATATCGTCGTGCGCATGCAGACCTACATCCAGGTGCTGCACGGCGTGCAGGGACTGTATGCCAGTTCGCAGGACGTCACGCGCGGCGAATTCCATGCCTATCTGGCGGTGCAGCAGGTGCACCGGCATTTTCCTGGCATCCACGGCATCGGCTACCTGCCGTTGTTGCCCGGTGCCGGGCTGGCGCGGCACGAAGCGAGCGTGCGCGCGGAGGGCTATCCCGGCTATGCCGTGCGTCCGCCGGGCCAGCGCGCCTGGCATGCGCCCATCACGTATCTGGAACCTTTAAGCGAAAGCAACCTGCTGGCGTTCGGCTATGACATCTGGTCCGAACCCGTGCGCCGCGCCGCGCTCGAACAGGCGCGCGACACGGGGCAAGCGGCCATGACGGGCAAGATCCAGCTGGTGCAAGATGGCGGCAGCGCTCAGACGCATGGCTTCCTGGTCGTGCTGCCCGTGTATGGCAATGGCTTGCCGCATGGTAGCGTGGCGCAGCGCCGCGCCGCCTTGCGCGCCTGGGTGTTTGCGCCGTTCCGCATGGCCGACCTGATGGCGGGCGTGGGCGGCGAGGGGGCGCGCGAGCTGGACCTGGCAATCTATGATGGGGCACGACAGGCTGAGGCGGCGCTGATGTATGACAGCTTGCCGGACATGCTGGCGGAGGCCGGGTCGGACAGCCTGGTGTCGCAGCAGGCGGTCAGCATCGCCGGCCATGTCTGGACCTTGCGCGTGCGCGCCATGCCGGGCTTCGATGGAGAACTGCTGGCGCGGCCCCGCCTGGTGGCCTGGACCGGCTTGCTGGCCAGCATCGTGCTGGCGCTGGCGGCCTGGCTGCTGGCGGCGAGCCGCACCCGCGCCCAGGCGGCGCTGGCGCGTTCGAGCCAGTTGACGGACCAGCTCGAACAGGGCCAGGCCAGCGTGCTGGCGATGGCCGAGGCGGCGCAGCGCAGCCAGGCCATGCTGCGCAGCATCCTCGATTCGACCATCGACGGCATTTTGGTCGACAACATCGCAGGCCGCATCTTCACTTCGAACCGGCGCTTCCGCGACCTGTGGCAAGTGCCCGACGCGCTCGACTGGCAAGCGGACGGCGCGGCACTGGTACGCCATATGGAAAGCCAGCTGGAGCAGGCGGCGCCTTTCCTGGGAGCACGCGCCCACGCGCCGCACGGCCACCGCGAGCGGCGCGACGTGCTGCACCTGCGCGATGGACGGGTGGTCGAGCAATACGTGCGCAGCATGCAGCTGGGCAATGAACAGGCGCGCTTGTGGACCTTCCGCGACATCAGCGAGCGCAGCCAGATGGAACGGCGCGAGCACACGCGGCGGCAAGTGCTGGAAATGCTGGCCACGGGCGCGCCGCTGGAGCGGGTGCTGGAAAGCGTGGTGCTGAGCGTGCAAGCCGACCATCCCGCCATGCTGTGCAGTATCTTGTTGCTCGATGAAAATCGCCACCGCCTGGTGCTGGGCGCGGCGCCGAGCTTGCCCGCGTTTTTCAACCTGTCCAGCCATGGCCATGACCTCGACACCCTGCAGGGCGTGCATGGCATCGCCGCGCAAGCGCTGCGCGACGGCCAGCGCGTGATCGTGGGCGACCTGCATGCCGCTGCCGATGTGCCAGAGACGATGGAACTGGCGTGGCGGGCCCAGCTGCAATCGTGCTGGGCCGAGCCCGTGCGTGGCGGCTCGGGCAAGTTGCTCGGTGTGCTGATGGCGTATCACCGCCAGCCGACGTTACCGGGCGCGGCGCATCTGGCGCGGCTGAGCGAGGCGGCGCACCTGGCCGGCATGGCCATCGAACAGGCGCAGGTGGCGCTGGCCCTGCGCGCCGGCGAAGCGCGTTTCCGCAGCCTGTACGACCATGCGCCCGTGGCCCTGTGGGAACAGGACTGGTCGGCCGTGCGCGCCGCGCTCGATGCGCTCAAACAGGCGGGCGTGCGCGACCTGGGCGCCCACTTCCAGGCCAATCCGGACGCGCTGCAGCGGCTGGCGGGACTGGTGCGCATCATCGATGCGAACGGCGCCGCGCTGGCGCAGGTGCGCGCCAACGAGGGCGACCAGCGCCGCGGCGCGCTGGGCCTGGCGCAGAATTTCGATGCCAGCGCCTTGCCCCGTTTCGGCGATGCGCTGCTGGCGCTGGCTGGCGGCGCCCACCTGTACGAATGCGAGAGCAGCTTCTTGCGTCTCGATGGCGCGGCGCGGCAAAATGAGCTGAGCTTGCTGGTGATGCCCGGCCATGCCGACAGCCTGGACTTCGTCATGGTGTCCTCGCTCGATATCACGGAGCGCAAGCGCATGAACGCGGAATTGCTGCAACTGGCCACCACCGATTTTTTGACGGGCTTGCCGAACCGGCGCCATTTCATGGCGGCACTGGAAAACGAGCATGCACGGTTGCAGCGTGAACTGGCCAGCTGCGCCAGCGTGCTGATGCTCGATATCGATCACTTCAAGCGCGTCAACGACGAGTATGGCCACGCCGTGGGCGATACCGTACTGCGCCACCTGGGCGCGCTGATGTGCCAGGCGCTGCGCAAGGTCGACGTGCCGGGCAGGGTGGGCGGCGAAGAATTCGCCATCTTGCTACCGGGCACCGACCTGGCGGCGGCCGCCGTGTTTGCGGAGCGCTTGCGCCGGCGCGTGGCGGAAAGTTCGCTGACCACCGATGGCGGCCTCCTGATCACCATCACGGTGAGCATCGGCATGGCCGCCATGGCCGGCACCGATGCCGATTGCGACGCCGTGCTGGCGCGCGCCGACGAGGCGCTGTACCGGGCCAAGCGTGGCGGACGCAACCGCATCGAACAGAATGATGGCGGCAGCGACGGCGTGCTCAGCAAGTTCATGGCGCAGTGA
- a CDS encoding efflux RND transporter permease subunit, which translates to MFERLIRFAIDQRWLVMLAVAAMAGLGIYSYQKLPIDAVPDITNVQVQINTQSAGYSPLETEQRVTFPIETAMAGLPNLEQTRSLSRYGLSQVTVIFKDGTDIYFARQMINERLQEAKESLPAGITPKMGPVSTGLGEIYLWTVETQEGAKKPDGTPYTPTDLREIQDWIIKPQLRNVTGVTEINAIGGYAKQYQVAPYPEKLAAYGISLQDVVTALERNNSNVGAGYIEKQGEQLLIRAPGQVASKDDIGNIVVANVQGVAIRIRDVADVVLGRELRTGAATENGREVVLGTVFMLIGQNSRAVSQAVDKKMVEINRSLPKGVHAVTVYDRTVLVDKAINTVKKNLLEGAVLVIAILFLFLGNIRAAVITAMVIPLAMLFTFTGMVQYHVSANLMSLGALDFGIIIDGAVVIVENCVRRLAHAQQKLGRPLTLQERFHEVFAASQEARRPLLYGQLIIMVVYLPIFALTGVEGRMFTPMALTVVIALLGAMLLSITFIPAAVALFIGDKVAEKENAIMRAAKRWYAPLLDKVMRNTPVVLTGAAVAVVLSGLLATRMGSEFVPSLNEGDIAIQALRIPGTSLTQSLAMQQQLESKLMANHKEIARVFARTGTAEIASDPMPPNISDGYIMLKPRDAWPEPGKSRERLLAEIEATATSLPGNNYEFSQPIQLRFNELISGVRSDVAVKLFGDDMVVLDSTAAKIAGVLGKIPGATEVKVEQTTGLPMLTVQIDREQTARYGLNIADVQAAIATAIGGQEAGTLFQGDRRFDIVVRLPDSLRSDLEQLKRLPIALPLGAAAEGRARFIPLGEVASLQVAPGPNQISREDGKRRIVISANVRGRDIGSFVADATQQLHAQVSIPAGYWTSWGGQFEQLQSATKRLELVVPVALALVFVLLFAMFGNVKDGLLVFSGIPFALTGGIVALWLRDIPMSISAAVGFIALSGVAVLNGLVMIAYIRQLREQGMPLQEAIREGAITRLRPVLMTALVASLGFVPMAIATGTGAEVQRPLATVVIGGILSSTALTLLVLPLLYRLAYRRQEVGRT; encoded by the coding sequence AATGTGCAGGTGCAAATCAATACCCAATCCGCCGGCTATTCGCCGCTGGAAACCGAGCAGCGCGTGACGTTTCCCATCGAGACGGCCATGGCCGGCTTGCCGAACCTGGAACAGACGCGCTCGCTGTCGCGCTATGGTTTGTCGCAAGTGACCGTGATCTTCAAGGATGGCACGGACATTTATTTTGCGCGCCAGATGATCAACGAGCGCTTGCAGGAAGCCAAGGAAAGCTTGCCGGCTGGCATCACGCCGAAGATGGGACCCGTGTCTACAGGCCTCGGCGAAATCTACCTGTGGACGGTGGAAACGCAGGAGGGCGCGAAAAAACCCGATGGTACGCCATACACGCCGACGGACTTGCGCGAAATCCAGGACTGGATCATCAAGCCGCAGTTGCGCAACGTCACGGGCGTGACGGAAATCAATGCCATCGGCGGCTACGCCAAGCAATACCAGGTGGCGCCGTATCCGGAAAAACTGGCCGCCTACGGCATCAGCCTGCAAGACGTGGTGACGGCGCTCGAACGCAACAACAGCAACGTGGGCGCCGGCTATATCGAAAAGCAGGGCGAGCAATTGCTGATACGCGCGCCGGGCCAGGTGGCCTCCAAGGACGACATCGGCAACATCGTCGTCGCCAATGTGCAGGGCGTGGCTATCCGCATCCGCGACGTGGCCGACGTGGTGCTGGGGCGCGAGCTGCGCACGGGCGCGGCCACCGAAAACGGCCGCGAAGTGGTGCTCGGCACGGTGTTCATGCTGATCGGGCAAAACAGCCGCGCCGTCTCGCAAGCCGTCGACAAGAAGATGGTGGAAATCAACCGCAGCCTGCCGAAAGGCGTGCACGCCGTCACCGTGTATGACCGCACGGTGCTCGTCGACAAGGCGATCAATACGGTGAAGAAAAACCTGCTCGAAGGCGCGGTGCTGGTGATCGCCATTTTGTTTTTGTTCCTCGGCAATATCCGCGCGGCCGTGATCACGGCCATGGTGATCCCGCTGGCCATGCTGTTCACGTTTACGGGCATGGTGCAATACCACGTGAGCGCCAACCTGATGAGTCTGGGCGCGCTGGACTTCGGCATCATCATCGATGGCGCCGTCGTGATCGTGGAAAACTGCGTGCGCCGCCTGGCCCATGCGCAGCAGAAACTGGGACGACCGTTGACCTTGCAGGAACGTTTCCACGAAGTGTTTGCCGCATCGCAAGAGGCGCGCCGGCCCTTGCTGTATGGCCAGCTGATCATCATGGTCGTGTACCTGCCGATCTTTGCGCTGACGGGCGTGGAAGGACGGATGTTTACGCCGATGGCGCTGACGGTGGTGATCGCCTTGCTGGGCGCCATGCTGCTGTCGATCACCTTTATTCCCGCCGCCGTGGCGCTGTTTATCGGCGACAAGGTGGCGGAAAAGGAAAACGCCATCATGCGCGCCGCCAAGCGCTGGTACGCGCCGCTGCTGGACAAGGTGATGCGCAACACGCCCGTCGTGCTGACGGGTGCGGCCGTGGCCGTCGTGCTGTCGGGCTTGCTGGCCACGCGCATGGGCAGCGAATTCGTACCCAGCTTGAACGAGGGCGACATCGCCATCCAGGCCTTGCGCATCCCCGGCACCAGCTTGACGCAATCGCTGGCCATGCAGCAGCAACTGGAAAGCAAGCTGATGGCAAACCACAAGGAAATCGCCCGCGTCTTCGCCCGCACGGGGACGGCCGAGATCGCGTCCGACCCTATGCCGCCGAATATTTCCGACGGCTACATCATGCTGAAACCCCGCGACGCATGGCCGGAACCGGGAAAATCGCGCGAGCGCTTGCTGGCGGAAATCGAAGCGACGGCCACCAGCTTGCCCGGCAATAACTACGAGTTTTCGCAACCGATCCAGCTGCGCTTCAATGAACTGATTTCCGGCGTGCGCAGCGACGTGGCCGTGAAACTGTTCGGCGACGACATGGTCGTGCTCGACAGTACGGCGGCGAAGATCGCCGGCGTGCTGGGCAAGATACCGGGCGCAACAGAGGTAAAAGTCGAGCAGACGACTGGCCTGCCCATGCTGACGGTGCAGATCGACCGCGAGCAGACGGCGCGCTACGGCCTCAACATTGCTGATGTGCAAGCGGCGATTGCCACGGCCATCGGCGGGCAAGAGGCAGGCACCCTGTTCCAGGGCGACCGCCGCTTCGACATCGTCGTGCGCCTGCCCGACAGCCTGCGCAGCGACCTGGAGCAACTCAAACGCCTGCCCATCGCCCTGCCCCTGGGTGCGGCGGCGGAAGGCCGTGCCCGCTTCATCCCGCTCGGTGAAGTGGCCAGCCTGCAAGTGGCGCCGGGACCGAACCAGATCAGCCGCGAAGACGGCAAGCGCCGCATCGTCATCAGCGCCAACGTGCGCGGGCGCGACATCGGCTCGTTTGTTGCCGACGCCACGCAGCAGTTGCATGCACAGGTCAGCATTCCAGCCGGCTACTGGACCAGCTGGGGCGGCCAGTTCGAACAATTGCAGTCGGCCACGAAACGCCTGGAACTGGTGGTGCCCGTGGCCTTGGCACTCGTGTTCGTCTTGCTGTTCGCCATGTTCGGCAATGTAAAGGATGGTTTATTGGTGTTCAGCGGCATCCCGTTCGCCTTGACGGGCGGCATCGTCGCCCTGTGGCTGCGCGACATACCCATGTCGATCTCGGCGGCCGTCGGCTTCATCGCCCTGTCCGGCGTGGCCGTGCTCAATGGCCTCGTGATGATCGCCTACATCCGCCAGCTGCGCGAACAGGGCATGCCCTTGCAGGAGGCGATACGCGAGGGAGCGATCACGCGCCTTCGGCCCGTGCTGATGACGGCGCTGGTGGCCTCGCTGGGCTTCGTGCCGATGGCCATTGCCACGGGCACGGGCGCCGAAGTGCAGCGTCCGCTGGCCACCGTGGTGATCGGCGGCATCCTGTCGTCGACAGCCTTGACCTTGCTGGTGCTGCCGCTGCTGTACCGGCTGGCGTACCGCCGGCAAGAGGTAGGTCGGACGTAG
- a CDS encoding Npun_F0296 family exosortase-dependent surface protein: MRILSTLACATLVAAAGSASAVPTFTAGGTALAGEGLVTSVAGATTIDFNSGILPANYIDGALFTGTNSNHAAPPGDISKYLSAGTSSDQFSPVIANFTSGLSYFGFYMGSPDTYNSVTYTFADHSSTTLTGMQLAALAGDAANGNQSVGLYVNAFAGAGSKITSVAFHSTQNAFETDNHAFIAAVPEPETYAMLLAGLGLLGFMLRRKSS, encoded by the coding sequence ATGAGAATCTTGTCCACACTGGCATGCGCGACGCTCGTTGCCGCCGCCGGCAGCGCCAGCGCCGTCCCCACATTTACGGCCGGCGGCACAGCCCTGGCCGGCGAAGGGCTGGTGACATCCGTTGCAGGCGCCACCACGATCGATTTCAACAGCGGCATCCTGCCCGCCAACTACATCGACGGCGCGCTGTTTACCGGCACGAACAGCAACCATGCTGCGCCTCCTGGCGATATCAGCAAGTATTTGTCGGCAGGCACTTCTTCCGACCAGTTCTCGCCCGTGATCGCCAACTTCACTAGCGGCTTGAGCTATTTCGGCTTCTACATGGGTTCGCCGGACACGTACAACAGCGTGACCTACACCTTTGCCGACCACAGTTCGACCACGCTGACGGGCATGCAACTGGCAGCGTTGGCCGGCGATGCCGCCAACGGCAACCAGTCCGTGGGTCTGTACGTGAATGCCTTCGCCGGCGCTGGCAGCAAGATCACCTCGGTTGCCTTCCACTCCACGCAGAATGCCTTCGAGACGGATAACCACGCCTTCATCGCGGCCGTTCCCGAACCGGAAACCTATGCCATGCTGCTGGCCGGCCTGGGCTTGCTGGGTTTCATGCTGCGCCGCAAATCCTCCTGA